The following nucleotide sequence is from Solanum dulcamara chromosome 7, daSolDulc1.2, whole genome shotgun sequence.
agattaaaatttttaattttatttttattataaaaaaattatttctattaaatataaataaatttctctGCATATCTAacgaataataattttttttatgataaattttagaatattcaaattattaatATACTTCATTTTATTCTCCgttcaataaaattataatttatattttcttttctcataATTTTTAGTATTACTCTTATAGTTGAAGCACTATTTATGacattttctccaatttttcaaCTAGAACAACTATGCTGATGTGTAATGGTATACTAGTCAGGGCCGACTATAAATTTACTAAAATAATGATTTGGGGTCCTGCGATTTTCCAAAGATGTGTTTTGTATAtagtactttttttaaaataaaaaacttatGCACTATTAAATTTGAAGAGAAACTTTTGAGGAAAAGTAAATAACTATTTATAATTTAATGTGGAAATGTTATAATGATTGagaaatgaaataattttaaaaaaattgtaatatcctttttttatttggttAACTATTTTGTTTGCTCACTCGTATCCTAATAAGTAATAACAACTGGCATGGACCCAcatttttctttatcttttttattccCCCTTCTACTTTTtcctcttatttttattaaatattctGAAATCTAACCAAACATTCTCTATTCAGTTAAATTATTGCAGTgtaatattattttgatattattatactgacaacaaatttttgagtctattttaatattatattttattatatttttgtattaaaaatttaatatgcTTACTTCATGAGTATATATACTcttattttagttattattaaatttattcaATTTAAATATGTCAAACTATTGCAGTgtaatattattttgatattattatattgacaataaatttttgagtcgaattttattattttaatattatattatattatatttttgtattaaaaatttaatatgcTTACTTCATGTGTATATATACTcttattttagttattattaaatttattcaATTTAAATATGTCAAACAGATAAAGATGAATTGGCATCTAAAAGAGATATAAATTTCATGTTTCAAAAAACATTTCGGGCCCCTTTGTAAATTTTAACTTTAGGCCCTCTAACTTGTAGAATTGGTCTatactattatatatatttagttagcAGGTGTTCATCATTATAATACATATACTATAAAACATACATATTGTTTTTTCCTTTCAGAAAATTTGGTTCAGATCAACAAAGAGATTTTTCATGACAAGGATCTGTTCGAGGAAGAATACAAGGAAATGAATAGAAGCTTAAAGATATATGTGTATCCCCACAAGAAGAATGACCCTTTTGCAAATGTGTTATTGGCAGTTGACCATGAACCATCAGGGAACTATGCAAGTGAGAGTTATTTCAAGAAAGCCCTTTATAAAAGTCATTTCATCACAAGCGACCCCAAAGAAGCTGATCTTTTTTATCTTCCATTTTCTATAGCAAGTCTAAGAAATGACAAGAGAGTTGGGGTTGGTGGGATACAAGATTTTGTGAAAGGATATATAGTTGAGATTAGTGACAAATACCCGTATTGGAATAGGTCAGGAGGGGCTGATCATTTCTATGTTGCTTGTCATTCTGTTGGAAGGTCCGCAATGGAGAAAGCTATTCATGTCAAGTTAAATGTTATTCAAGTCGTTTGCTCTTCAAGTTACTTCCTATCTGGTTATCTTCCTCATAAAGATGCTTCCATTCCTCAAATTTGGCCTAGAAAAGGACTATCCCCTACAAATGCTCCTTCGCAGAGGTGCGTGAATTTCTTtctcaaccccccccccccctcccccccattttttcttttcttaaatatattttagttttattataCTCTGACGCCTTTTTAGTATGTTCTAAACAGAATCATGTCCttctatatttaaaaataaattttacgtTTTCAACTTAATTACTCTTAATGATATGTTCTTATAGATAATAGTAATATTTAAACCATATGTttaaaggatattttttatatgtgaagtttttctttcttaacTTCATATGAAATGTGTTAGAAGtctttttttttgagtgtttgactgtcaacttaaagtcattttgtgcttaaaataaatttcaataaataattgaatttgtttGGATGACTATATCTTAAGCAGTttacttaaaataaattcatccaaacaggctcttaatAACATAGTTAGGGAAACACAgtcatataaaattaaaaagttcaGATTTTATACATTAATCAATGTATTTTTTTACACCATTAGATCATCTAAATAATACCGAAAGGTAATTGATTAGTCTTCTTAAAATATGAGATTTAAATTCTTGTAAATAAGATAACTTCTTGGTGTAAAAGATATATGATACTAATGGTGTATATTCTTTAAACTCAGAATTaccttattttttcatcttaatGATTCTCAGAATGTCATTgtgattcttttttattttattttaatttgtttggaaaCATGAAAGTTCAGGAAAAAGTTAGCTTTTTTCGCGGGAGCAATGAATTCCAGAGTACGTGAAAACCTAGTTGAAACATGGAAAAACGATTCAGAGATCATCGTCCACCGCGGCCGCATGAAAACGCCCTACTCAGAGGCATTATTGGACAGCAAATACTGCATTCACGCTAAAGGTTTTGAGATTAACACTGCCCGAATTGGAGACGCCCTATACTACGGTTGCGTTCCAGTGATATTGGCCGACCATTATGATCTCCCATACGCTGACATTCTCAATTGGGAAAGTTTCTCTGTCCTTGTTTCATCCCTTGATATTCTAAAACTGAAGAAAATTCTTCAAGAAATAGAGTACCATCACTATGTGAAGCTTCAAAACAATGTAATGCAGGTGCAAAAGCATTTTCAGTGGAACTCTTTTTCCAAAGATTTTGATGTTTTTCGTATGGTTATGTATGAGTTGTGGATTCGACGAAGCCATTTGCGACAAATCTACTGACTATATCCTAAAGCACTTGTAATTCTAGGAGgacaaaatcaataatttttcatCTTTTCGACACATACCACGTGATACATCGATattgtttaatattttatatctttGTCAATAAAATATCTTGAGAATTGTTCTAGTGCTATTTATATATGTTCCATTTTTAGCTATAATAACAAGTACATTCATATATCTATGTCACTTCCCAACTGccttgagtaaattcatataataaagtCATCCATGCTCTATATTAGCTGCTAGCCTCACATAAATTTGGAGCTATAAATGGTTAGGAAGCCTCTCTGTATACTTCCCCATACTTTATATCTCATCAtcatactaaaaaaaaaaaaaaaaaaaaaaaaaaacaagtacATTTGAGGCCAGTTGAAAAAGAACATTTAGCTAATGTGAAAAACTTTTTTATGTGCCTCAAATAACGAGCGTCCACACACTAATTTTGGGTCCGATCCACTTTTTAGGagataaaaaaaaggaaaaattatgcagataagcaaacatatactagttaattagttaacataACTATAATTTGAATCAATTATGGTTCACGGCAAACATCTAGCTGCAATTATAGTTTGAgctttgtataattcgcgcgatttaCACAAATATTGTGcgcgaatcgaattgtataacgaaatatacaaacactacaaattgtatagcgaattatacaaatgttgtgcatgaattgtatagtgaagtatacaaacgttataccaAAAatgcgaattgtatagcgaattatacaagcGTATACAAATGTTGAGCGAATTACACAAACACTGCTATAACTATAACTACGAATtataattagcaaactatagctatagaGCATAATTAAGGTATTTTTGAGTGACTATATGCGAAAATTTCCCCCCAAAAAAAACCCTACGCACAATTAGTGTTAGTTATGTGAAACGCATATCTGtaatcactactaaaaaaaattaaatttagcaACGTGACAAATATTGTACCTAAACATAAAAAACGTCGCTATTGTTTGCTATGAGTGAAAAAGCGACGGATCAACAACAAAGTTCATggctaaatttaatttttactaATATAATAACCGTATCAGGAACAAGAATAGTGTATTTGATAACAACAAAGGAAGTTTAACATAATTTGTATTGAAGAATTGCTTCAAATCGAATTAAGTTTCACTTGAAAACAAAGTCAAATTTCTCAGGAATTAGATGACAAACTATTTTCTATTAATGATATTATTAAAGCTTTTGAGAAAAGGAATTCACTgatcaatagaagaaagtctGTTCAGCGTCTTtttaaagaagagaagaagagctTATTGTTTTGTAACATCCCACAAATTCTAATCTAACATATGAACGATTTCTCATATGCGTATAGATCCAAAcctaataatttttaattatatataggtGCTAAAGTTAATTCATTAGTGTGAAAAGAggtttggagatgaattaagacCATACAAATTTTCtagcacaaagttaagttgaaaacttctttaccgattgagtttcaatATAAGTTTCTATGTGGATCAAATTTAAATGGGAagatatattatgatatgaagAGTTAGATGTCTCATTACCCaccaaattaaatttctttgaatcttctttccaatgccacaaCCACTCATCAATCCGAGATCAAAGTtaaaagttatggtcattttaattTTGACTGACGTTCTCAAAAAGAGAGCGAAAAAGGAGATTATCTACTATTTGttcaattcataccaacaagcACATTgcaaaaataacaaatataaaatgGGGGGAGTTGATTTCTTTAAGATAACAATGTAACAAAAGAGTTGATTTCTTAAGATTGAAAAGGACTAGGGTGTGCATTCGATGGGGATATTAACTTGAAAGTGTTGACTAACTAAATTAGAATCAATCACAACATGGGTAGCATTTGACTTAATTGTATTCAAAGTTCTCTCGGCAATGAATATGTTTGTCTTGGATTCTTCTGAATCCCAAAACCTTGCCAGACAAACCACCAAAAATATTAGCTTGTGTAATGACctgtttggtcattttgagaatgagtcatttctctttcataaaatactttttccaaaaaaaaaaattaattataaatttttggacctttcggtaacttcggttatttagttgaagggtaattttagataattaatgtAATTTGTGGAatgaattaataatttattaaatatccTTTTCACTTGAACCATGTATATGAATAAACTAGTGGGAGTTAacatttatttaattagtggtTCCTAATATTTGCCCTAATgtatatttaaaagaaaaaaaactaatagCCCTCGAAGATGACTGTGATAACGAGAGAACGACAACAATGACTTCGGCGATGACCAAAAATTACTGACCAATTTGCATCAGGTAAACCACACCTTCTTGTATTTTGTTTATAGGTGGAGGTTATATCATTagtattatattaattatgttaGAACTAAGATGAGAATGGAGGGATTTGGAGGCGGTGACCCCTTGAAAATGTTTTTGTTTGTGCTATGTACTTtctattaattttctttttttaagttTAGTGGATGTAGTATAGGGAATTTATCTTTAAGAAATTTTGAGGGATAATGATGGTGCAATGATGGACAAATTATAAATTGACAAATCTTTACACATTTTTCTTTCCGTGGTCTTATTTGTGCACATTCTTATGGTTAATTTAGTTTTGATTCAAGTTATTTCATCaacttataattcaagttttgatatatttgtatagctaattaaatattaggtgtattgtattatatgaacaccattaaaattatgatattggagaaattaaaatttatccctaggcttgaaattcgaaaaatatgagagttgacatattatttggcatcaagatttggaacttgattatagatttgcttaaatttttgggtttaggctagacatatggtaataagggtgttgttagtttcgaaatcttattgtgattatttatttgactagattacgttgatttggaggcctaacgaaaagggaaggctcaagccccaaagtgattgcttgattaattaaggcaagtaaatttctaaacctcagtttaagcttgtggatgtttgtatttccgtgttatggtactggagagtaatgagaattggactgggttattgactgtatgattggccttaaaaatagagatgaggggtataaaatggtgatctaatgacatgaattggtagaattgatatgttgtgattatggatttattttgaacAGGTGAAattactatgttgatgtgagatagaaaataattattggtGTGGTCattttattatcgtgaattatatcaACATGAATTAATTTCATTgtttctgacatattgtgttgagattgaaaatgatatgaaacaaaaagaggttgggccacacgcttcgtggcaggtattatgagaCAAAGaagtcgggccacacgctccatgacaggtataataaaataaaggggtcggaCCACACGCTcagtggcaagatatatatatatattgaggggacggacCACATGTTCCGTGGCAGGATACAtagacagaaatgtcccccatgggttttgGACTGTGATTCAGTGGATGTgcaccgataggacagacatgcattatttcattgcattgcacctttctgatattgtgaatttgtgtttacccccatattgctctgtgtgtgctgaacttgacttggtatgattcattgacgagactattgatgagtatttgtggactatATTACTactgttattgtacaagtgtagagttgggatGATTTTATGTAGGTTGTaattaaggaggttcggttgggaggataggattacttgtatctattaaactttgcttagttttagttatccacttgctgaatACCgtattatttggtactcaccccttgcttctacacttgtgtaggttgtgagctcgGGCCTATTTgatctcctactattttcttctacatccgaggctatcggTCCGAGTGTTGaagtagctgttacatccatctagcggacacctcttactattttattatgttttagtcctattctagagacgaagacattgtgactgtatttttttTCGTACTTCGGCAAtacattagtggcttgtatacgtgacaaccaatcttggggatttgagtttattttacgtATTTtcgattaagttaaattttgatttatctcgttttcttccgcatctacttttcgttgggtattaggctgacttatctcagtgggttgagatgagtgccatcacactcggATTCGGGTCATGACAGCTTGAGTGAGCATAAACTATTTTTAGATCAAGTCCATAGAGGAGAATTTAATAGGATTTAGACTATCTCTAGTTCTAATCCTTTTATTAAATCGCAAGTCCTCCCTATTGAAACCTTACCCAACTTCACTTTTCTTTCACAAGCAAAAGTAAAATTAGAGAGTTCAATTAATGTTTGCAACCATCAATTTAGATTAAAGCTTCATTTTCAAGAATGAATCTATGTCATTGATAGGAATAGTATTCCTACGTTTTAAACTCATATTGAGCTATGAATCTATTAAAAGGCTGAAAATACATGGTGAAAGTCTATAGTTATGAATATGTTTAAGATATATGAATGCAATGCAAatgagtgtatatatatatatatatataattattgtcGTAGTTGTAAAATAGAGTTTGGAGACCCCTTCTCTTGGGCACTGTGAGCTGGTCCTATGAATGTTTTCATTAtgaagtatttttgaatatattttttatgtttttatgtgAGTAAGGCCAAAGAATTAAGAACTATTTGTGATCATCGACACGATAAGTTAATAATATAAGTACAATTGTATAATTATCCGAACGTGCAAAGGAACCACCTTATGGGCATGATATAAACGTATATATGAGAATCCTTAAAATGTTAGTAGATTatttagaaataaaattatacatgCTCTTGTTTAAGCTATACACTAAGACGGCAATCTTAGAGTCAACTTGCATATGTGCTATATTTTTTAGATATTCAATATGAGATCGGTTGACTCGGTAAGTGATAATGATTATAACTTTATGTTACACTATCAATTGGATAATATCGGTGGGTAGATACAATAATAGTTGCAGCTATAGTTTAGTACACCATCACAAACATGTATAGTGGGTAGATGTTTATTCAGTTACTACACCATCGAGATGTCCATCTCGACTAGGCAAGGTTATCATTATGAATGGATTATTATACAGTTCACCATTAGGGAAATATGATTTGTATATGTGTTTACTTGATTGTATTTTTTATATCGCTTACCTTTTCAAAGTAACTTATAGCTACTATCATATACCACCAATTCACTTGAAAATCTATTATGGAAACCAAGACAGAGAAGCACCAAATGAAACACGGAGGAAACTATGTCAAAGCGATGAACTCAATGTGTAGAATAATTTTGTGAAGCACTTAAGCTCTAATTATCAAATCCTAAGGAGTATTTGATTTAAGGAGAACTTAGAATCTCTTTTTTAGTCTTGGGATGAAGTTTATTTTTGAGATAAAATGGtttttaatatgaaaatatcaatatatatcCATTCCACTGACTTGGGCCCACCTTGACATGCATGTTGTGCAGTATTTacgaaaatatgaatatctctCTATTATGAAGTTGTATTGGCGAACGATTTAATTGGGTGGAATGaaactcatagacctttaatttgataagtaaTCGTCTCTTTAAATCATCATATattgagagatatggtcatCCCAAGTCATAACACATACTAGAACACTTCAAATACtttctcaaaataaaactttcaaattaaatatattttaacaagCTCCCTTTGGCCTAAAACTCTTACTTTAATTCTTAATCACCTCTATATATCCATTTCATGATATGATCACTCATTTGGAAGCTTATTATCCTGAAAAATCATCAAAGAACAACGTaaggcaaaaaaaaatataatttttgatacAACTGTCATGCCTTGAGTCTAtatcctaggcgtggccggcacttgaAAATTTTTTGTAGTCCCAAGAGAACCCTTGTCATGGGTAGCTACTCAgcagaagactcaactcaattaCAATAGTTTAACTCTGATGCGGCATGCAAAAGAATATAAATATTACTTTTCATAAATAAGTCTCAAATACTATGAATATAAAGGATTATTTAAACATAATCTTTGAGACACAGAAGCAAATCTATACTCTATCTATGAAGTCTGTAAGTACTAAGATAAGTACTGGGATAGTCCCACTTCTATCTCAAAAAGGACTAATAAATAATGACTGAATAAAACTAAAAGGAGTTTCTCCGAAatcaaggaggtctcaccaaaaccTGGATGAATGTGTTCATCAATGATGCTCCtcttgatgatctctaacacctttatttgcatcataaaattatgcaatgtcaAAAGAAGTCAATACATGATATGTATTGTATATAAAATAGCTAAAAGGAAATATACTCACTGAATACTCAactgaaatgaatattgaaaatatatgacTAGTAAGTAGCATGCAAGTGTAATGAGAACTTCACAACTTTACAataaaataagatgaataatgcaactcaaaataatatacaatttTCTTTTAGCGGGGATTTTCTCTTGTTATGCCTCAAAATTTAATATAGGTTAAATTTAGCACAATTTATCAACTCTAAAaggattaattattttatatagtcgccacctaatttattaaggaaaataaaaaacCTATTTGTTGTATGATATGTATGACTCACATTTCAATTTGCGAAAAACCAGTTTAGATTCTAAATAAGTGTTTACATTATTCCGAAGGGAAGGTGTTAGACATCCTTCAAAATCCACAAAATGTGGCACCCGaatagacttaatttatcaaaaaggaagaggataaaattattatttgcaaatataacacatatatatatgtaaataaatatgtactaaaattgtataaaaatatatgtacataagagtatgtatcaagtaaataatatatattattgtcaactatgtgtatgaaaatattgtctaaaaatataaattaactgattaaatagttaaatcaattaaatttctttatgtAAGTATTTACAGCCTAAGTGTTTtctaacgtcaataatatacacaatagtcaattaaaaatattattcaaaccTAATTCGAATAGCTTTCTCGGGGAGAAACTCTGGGTTCCTGTGAAGACACTTAATAGAAGTATTAGTAaaggataaatatgaataataataataataataatgataataataataataataataactaaaataaaatccAATCTTAAAAACATGggataacaataaataaataaaaatagtaccAACATGTTAAAAGTTAACAAACAcggataataatattaaaataactacagatgtatataaataaaaagaatggCTAacaatactactactactaataataatgaacTCAAAAATGAAACCGTCTTATGAAAATGGGAGGCCTTGTAAATAGACaataatttcttcatcaacCATTTTTAActtgtaaaatataatatataatgtaaacttaaactaaatttTTCGTCTTTTAAAATAGGGAGACCTCAAAATTCGACGGGGAGATTTTTTTCATTAgccaatttaaattaaaaatcgTGTGAAACTAACAAGGGTAATGTAAACTAATGGCAACACCCAAAGTGATAATAATAACATAACATAAGGATAATAAATACTAAATAATGACAACTTAACTAATGAAAATTGAAATTCTTAGAAATTATATGAAAACGACAAGGAACAAGCCGTCATATATGAGTAAAAATAATATGGATAAGTGAAgcaaataattataataataacatgTACTGCCAATGTCTTATCTCCTATGGtaagaatataataatataaataatggtaaaatgatccaattcactataaacaaaaatataaatgacgAAACAGTTACGGGGGAAGAAAAATATTACCAGTGAAGGTCTTTAATAGTTTGTAAATGAAAACAGCTAAAATAAGGAAGCAAAATAACACAACACactcaataaaatatcaaacaaacaTGCTCTAAACAAGATAATGAGCCAAGTTTAATGAATAGTAACTGGAGATTA
It contains:
- the LOC129895313 gene encoding probable glycosyltransferase At5g03795, which translates into the protein MAASSSPLNRRLSKGSLIKPTIVALITSTLVIFYIFSTSRLILLHPHQTWIHNLDSSSSSPKLRVFVVDHHNKPKQDEDTITDHLLLANTSSLPLPEPFPIANAHDHDHLTKSKLQLGSSRENLVQINKEIFHDKDLFEEEYKEMNRSLKIYVYPHKKNDPFANVLLAVDHEPSGNYASESYFKKALYKSHFITSDPKEADLFYLPFSIASLRNDKRVGVGGIQDFVKGYIVEISDKYPYWNRSGGADHFYVACHSVGRSAMEKAIHVKLNVIQVVCSSSYFLSGYLPHKDASIPQIWPRKGLSPTNAPSQRKKLAFFAGAMNSRVRENLVETWKNDSEIIVHRGRMKTPYSEALLDSKYCIHAKGFEINTARIGDALYYGCVPVILADHYDLPYADILNWESFSVLVSSLDILKLKKILQEIEYHHYVKLQNNVMQVQKHFQWNSFSKDFDVFRMVMYELWIRRSHLRQIY